A single Myxocyprinus asiaticus isolate MX2 ecotype Aquarium Trade chromosome 50, UBuf_Myxa_2, whole genome shotgun sequence DNA region contains:
- the LOC127439216 gene encoding SLAM family member 5-like: MAHTFVLLCSCLWCLDGVFGVETDEIKMVYVMEGDSVTLDTDVSKIQGDDLILWRFGAEDTRVADVNRTAKIISTSKSPEGFRNKLHLDDQTGSLTITNIKTEHSGLYKAQIIGNKVSRKMFNVIVYAPLPIPVITSYCPQNPSSSESSSKCVLVCSVVNVRQVTLSWYKGNSLFSSISVSDLNSSLSLPLEVEYQENNTYSCVINNPIRNQTKHLNITEGCQTCSVYVPSDCVCSCDTTEAVIRLVVSALMGVAAVAAVVVLVYDIRSRKLEQKRRTPKSPSVKQ; this comes from the exons ATGGCTCACACCTTTGTATTGCTCTGTTCGTGCTTGTGGTGCCTTGATG GTGTGTTTGGCGTTGAGACAGATGAAATAAAGATGGTGTACGTGATGGAGGGAGATTCTGTCACGTTAGACACTGATGTTTCAAAAATTCAAGGAGATGATCTGATACTGTGGAGGTTTGGAGCTGAAGACACTCGTGTTGCTGATGTTAATAGAACAGCTAAAATCATCTCTACATCTAAAAGTCCTGAAGGATTCAGAAACAAACTTCATCTGGATGATCAGACTGGATCTCTCACTATCACAAACATCAAAACTGAACACTCTGGATTGTATAAAGCACAGATCATTGGAAATAAGGTGTCAaggaaaatgtttaatgttattgtttatg CTCCTCTGCCCATTCCTGTCATCACCAGTTACTGTCCTCAAAACCCTTCATCATCTGAAAGTTCATCtaaatgtgtgttggtgtgttcagTGGTGAATGTAAGACAGGTGACTCTCTCCTGGTAcaaaggaaacagtttattcTCCTCCATCAGTGTGTCTGATCTCAACAGCAGTCTCTCTCTACCTCTGGAGGTGGAATATCAGGAGAACAACACCTACAGCTGTGTGATCAACAATCCCATCAGAAACCAGACTAAACATCTCAACATTACTGAAGGCTGTCAGACGTGTTCAG TCTATGTTCCCTCAGACTGTGTGTGCTCTTGTGACACTACTGAAGCTGTGATCCGATTAGTCGTCTCTGCTCTGATGGGCGTGGCTGCTGTGGCTGCTGTTGTTGTTCTGGTTTATGACATCAGATCCAGAAAACTTGAGCAGAAAAGACGAACTCCGAAATCACCATCAGTCAAACAGTGA